Proteins encoded by one window of Halobaculum halobium:
- a CDS encoding universal stress protein has protein sequence MYDDILVPTDGSPAANSAVEHAVTLADRFDATLHALYVVDATAYSAIEAGTDVVAEALETEGEDAVSRIAAAADDADLPVVESVISGTAYRSILEYADDHEIDMIVMGTHGRRGLDRYLLGSVTERVVRSANQPVLTVRHREAEGADE, from the coding sequence ATGTACGACGACATCCTGGTGCCGACCGACGGAAGCCCGGCGGCCAATTCGGCCGTCGAGCACGCAGTCACCCTCGCGGACCGCTTCGACGCGACGCTACACGCGTTGTACGTCGTCGACGCGACCGCGTACTCGGCCATCGAGGCCGGAACCGACGTCGTCGCCGAGGCGCTCGAAACCGAAGGCGAGGACGCCGTCTCCCGGATCGCGGCAGCGGCCGACGACGCTGACCTCCCCGTGGTCGAGTCAGTCATCTCGGGGACGGCCTACCGATCGATCCTCGAGTATGCCGACGACCACGAGATCGACATGATTGTGATGGGAACCCACGGACGCCGCGGGCTCGACCGCTACCTCCTCGGATCGGTGACCGAGCGCGTCGTCCGGTCGGCGAACCAGCCCGTGCTCACGGTTCGCCACCGAGAGGCGGAGGGTGCCGACGAGTGA
- a CDS encoding rhomboid family intramembrane serine protease → MNFDLALGSRAAVVVAAILAVVATVALDRLAGGDRAAVLRRRLILGVPWGTLTVAALVLAVYLFVQGGWDHWYRPVVVPFRAWSYFAPLGVAVSGFAHSGPGHLLGNLFGTLAVAPLVEYAVGHFPRERGSSSFGSARDTPYVRAFVLFPAATVAVGFVSGAFALGPVIGFSGVVFAFVGAALVYYPLGTVVALSASGLLSTAYRALSSPVVEASGRPAYISPWWADIAIQGHALGLLVGVLAAAWLAAARGDDLPRPRRLALGALLVGVEQSLWAVYWYRGGETYVLFRAIGLAAVALLAVFVAALAVDRRAPSADTVREALRGLTPRRGSVAALLVVLAALSGPAVFVNLVAVDDEPLPGDPVEVRGYSVTYAENVENGMVSVIDVDAFGETTSVTTSGVVVRNPDRGVWTTAVSKGRLAFSGRQRVVVGGVGWREVVTVTRRGWTTVGGDGPAYRVTLAHGNETTLAFRSNASTAEPQIGGRNVSVAPTDAGFELLVEDGNRSVRAPIPGENETVAAGGLTFVRDGRAVFALAGEVTGNVSAGNATAPTRVRVATRERYGGRNG, encoded by the coding sequence GTGAATTTCGACCTCGCGCTCGGCTCCCGCGCGGCGGTCGTCGTCGCCGCGATCCTCGCGGTCGTCGCGACGGTCGCGCTGGACCGCCTTGCCGGCGGCGACCGCGCCGCAGTCCTCCGGCGTCGACTGATCCTCGGCGTCCCGTGGGGCACCCTCACCGTCGCGGCGCTCGTGCTCGCGGTGTATCTATTCGTGCAGGGCGGGTGGGATCACTGGTACCGTCCCGTCGTCGTCCCGTTTCGCGCGTGGTCGTACTTCGCCCCGCTGGGCGTGGCCGTCTCGGGGTTCGCGCACTCCGGACCGGGCCACCTGCTCGGAAACCTCTTCGGGACGCTCGCGGTCGCACCGCTGGTCGAGTACGCCGTCGGGCACTTCCCGCGCGAACGCGGGTCGTCCTCGTTCGGGTCGGCTCGCGACACCCCCTACGTCCGCGCGTTCGTGCTGTTCCCCGCGGCGACGGTCGCCGTCGGGTTCGTCTCGGGCGCGTTCGCGCTCGGCCCCGTGATCGGCTTCTCCGGCGTCGTCTTCGCGTTCGTCGGCGCCGCGCTGGTGTACTACCCGCTCGGGACGGTCGTCGCGCTCTCGGCGTCAGGGCTGCTCTCGACGGCCTACCGCGCGCTCTCCTCGCCGGTCGTCGAGGCCAGCGGACGCCCGGCGTACATCTCCCCGTGGTGGGCCGACATCGCCATCCAGGGGCACGCGCTCGGGCTGCTCGTCGGCGTGCTCGCGGCGGCGTGGCTGGCGGCCGCTCGCGGCGACGATCTTCCGCGGCCGCGACGGCTCGCGTTGGGGGCGCTGCTCGTCGGCGTAGAACAGTCGCTGTGGGCGGTGTACTGGTACCGCGGCGGCGAGACGTACGTCCTGTTTCGCGCGATCGGCCTCGCGGCGGTGGCGCTGCTCGCGGTGTTCGTGGCGGCGCTGGCCGTCGACCGGAGGGCGCCGTCCGCAGACACCGTCCGAGAGGCGTTACGCGGTCTCACGCCCCGCCGGGGGTCGGTCGCCGCCCTGCTCGTCGTCCTCGCGGCGCTGTCGGGGCCGGCCGTGTTCGTGAACCTCGTCGCCGTCGACGACGAGCCGCTTCCGGGCGACCCGGTCGAGGTCCGCGGCTACAGCGTCACGTACGCGGAGAACGTCGAAAACGGGATGGTGTCGGTGATCGACGTGGACGCGTTCGGCGAGACGACGAGCGTCACCACCTCCGGGGTCGTCGTTCGCAACCCCGACCGCGGCGTCTGGACGACCGCCGTCTCGAAGGGCAGGCTCGCCTTCTCGGGGCGCCAGCGAGTGGTCGTCGGCGGCGTCGGCTGGCGCGAGGTGGTCACCGTCACCCGCCGCGGCTGGACGACCGTCGGCGGCGACGGACCCGCCTACCGGGTGACGCTGGCTCACGGCAACGAGACGACGCTCGCGTTCCGCTCGAACGCGTCGACCGCGGAGCCGCAGATCGGGGGGCGCAACGTCTCGGTCGCTCCCACGGACGCCGGCTTCGAGCTGCTCGTCGAGGACGGGAACCGGAGCGTTCGCGCGCCGATCCCCGGCGAGAACGAGACGGTCGCCGCCGGCGGCCTGACGTTCGTGCGCGACGGCCGGGCCGTGTTCGCGCTCGCGGGCGAGGTGACGGGCAACGTCTCCGCGGGGAACGCCACGGCGCCGACGCGGGTGCGAGTAGCGACGAGAGAGCGGTACGGCGGACGAAACGGCTGA
- a CDS encoding METTL5 family protein, translating into MKRVEPPRAGGELAVVAGFADPTASLEQYPTPADVAAHVVHLADLRGDVAGRTVVDLGAGTGMFALGAALRGAARVIGVELDVGALAVARENERRVGASTEVHWLCADATRPPLARERLAADGPITAIMNPPFGAQTGNEHADRAFLGAVADLADVSYSVHNAGSREFVESFAADAGGEVTDAFAATLTLDRTFEHQTSESADVDAEVFRIEWDRTGDGDDSGDGAGDA; encoded by the coding sequence CTGAAGCGTGTCGAGCCGCCGCGCGCTGGAGGAGAACTGGCGGTCGTCGCCGGCTTCGCCGACCCGACCGCCAGCCTCGAACAGTATCCCACGCCCGCCGACGTGGCCGCTCACGTCGTCCACCTCGCGGACCTCCGCGGCGACGTGGCCGGTCGGACGGTCGTCGACCTCGGCGCGGGCACGGGGATGTTCGCACTCGGCGCCGCGCTCCGGGGCGCCGCGCGCGTGATCGGCGTCGAACTCGACGTCGGCGCCCTCGCGGTCGCCCGAGAGAACGAGCGACGCGTCGGCGCCAGCACCGAGGTCCACTGGCTGTGCGCGGACGCGACGCGGCCGCCGCTCGCGCGCGAGCGACTCGCCGCAGACGGCCCGATCACCGCGATCATGAACCCGCCGTTCGGCGCGCAGACCGGAAACGAACACGCCGACCGCGCGTTTCTGGGAGCGGTGGCCGACCTGGCTGACGTCTCCTACTCTGTCCACAATGCCGGCAGCCGCGAGTTCGTCGAGTCGTTCGCCGCCGACGCGGGCGGCGAGGTGACCGACGCGTTCGCCGCGACGCTCACGCTCGACCGGACGTTCGAGCATCAGACGAGCGAGTCCGCGGACGTGGACGCCGAAGTGTTCCGCATCGAGTGGGACCGCACCGGCGACGGCGACGACAGCGGCGACGGCGCCGGCGACGCCTGA
- a CDS encoding transcription initiation factor IIB gives MEGPSRQRQREAGESEKQSDEQLTCPECSSDDVVMDADQGELVCDDCGLVLDERQIDRGPEWRAFNHSERQSKSRVGAPVTETMHDKGLTTTIDWKDKDAYGRSLSSEKRSQMHRLRKWQERIRTKDAGERNLQFALSEIDRMASALGVPRSVREVASVIYRRALKEDLIRGRSIEGVATAALYAACRQEGIPRSLDEVAEVSRVEQKEIGRTYRYISQELGLELKPVDPKQFVPRFASALGLSEETQAKATEIIDVSAEQGLLSGKSPTGFAAAAIYAASLLCNEKKTQREVADVAQVTEVTIRNRYQEQIEAMGFR, from the coding sequence ATGGAAGGTCCGAGCCGACAGCGACAGCGAGAGGCGGGCGAGTCGGAAAAACAGTCGGACGAGCAGCTCACGTGTCCGGAGTGCTCCAGCGACGACGTCGTGATGGACGCGGACCAGGGGGAGTTGGTCTGTGACGACTGCGGGTTGGTTCTCGACGAGCGTCAGATCGATCGGGGGCCGGAGTGGCGGGCGTTCAATCACTCCGAGCGGCAGTCGAAGTCGCGGGTGGGCGCGCCCGTGACCGAGACGATGCACGACAAGGGCCTGACTACCACGATCGACTGGAAGGACAAGGACGCCTACGGGCGCTCGCTCAGCTCCGAGAAGCGCTCGCAGATGCACCGCCTGCGCAAGTGGCAGGAGCGCATCCGCACGAAAGACGCGGGCGAACGCAACCTCCAGTTCGCCCTCTCTGAAATCGACCGCATGGCCAGCGCGCTGGGCGTCCCCCGCTCGGTCCGCGAGGTCGCCTCCGTCATCTACCGCCGCGCCCTCAAAGAAGACCTCATCCGCGGCCGCTCCATCGAAGGCGTCGCCACCGCAGCGCTGTACGCGGCGTGTCGCCAAGAGGGCATCCCCCGCTCGCTCGACGAGGTCGCCGAGGTGTCCCGCGTCGAGCAGAAGGAGATCGGCCGGACCTATCGATACATCTCCCAGGAGTTGGGGCTCGAACTGAAGCCGGTCGACCCCAAGCAGTTCGTCCCCCGCTTCGCCTCCGCCCTCGGTCTCAGCGAGGAGACGCAGGCGAAGGCGACCGAGATCATCGACGTGTCCGCCGAGCAGGGACTGCTGTCGGGGAAGTCGCCGACGGGATTCGCCGCGGCGGCCATCTACGCCGCGTCCCTGCTGTGTAACGAGAAGAAGACCCAACGCGAGGTCGCCGACGTCGCCCAGGTCACCGAAGTCACCATCCGCAACCGCTATCAAGAACAGATCGAAGCGATGGGCTTCCGCTAA
- a CDS encoding amidohydrolase: protein MSQTVAHDDLSAFRRDLHRHPEPAWCEFYTTARIVDELESRDLTAVHYGPEILGAERMNVPDDDELAEWFERARDAGAREDVLAEIEGGYTGAVAVLERGEGPVVGVRVDIDALPILESDDGDVHAPAGEGFRSEHEGYMHACGHDAHATFGLGLVDEILESDFEGTLKVFFQPGEEQIVGGQPMAESELMDDVEYFLAAHVGLDHPTGEVICGIDGFLAVSHFHAEFEGEPSHAGGHPEQGRNTVQAAAAAIQNLYGIPRHADGPTRVNAGVVGGGTATNIIPEECFVEGEVRGGTTELMEYMDEKAHRVIESAADMHEVDVDIETLGRAPSATSDQELAGPIAEIAGEVDGVTNVIERDELGGSEDATYMMQAVQDNGGYATYVGVGTDHPGGHHTSTFDVEEESLDIGVDFLTAAVLEIAERNP from the coding sequence ATGAGCCAGACCGTCGCTCACGACGACCTGTCGGCGTTCCGTCGAGACCTTCACCGTCACCCCGAGCCCGCGTGGTGTGAGTTCTACACGACCGCGCGCATCGTCGACGAACTCGAATCACGGGACCTCACGGCTGTCCACTACGGTCCCGAGATCCTCGGCGCCGAGCGGATGAACGTCCCCGACGACGACGAGCTCGCCGAGTGGTTCGAGCGCGCCCGCGACGCCGGCGCCCGCGAAGACGTGCTCGCGGAGATCGAAGGCGGGTACACCGGTGCCGTCGCCGTACTCGAACGAGGCGAGGGGCCGGTGGTCGGCGTCCGCGTCGACATCGACGCGCTCCCGATCCTCGAGTCCGACGACGGCGACGTCCACGCGCCCGCAGGCGAGGGGTTCCGCTCGGAGCACGAGGGGTACATGCACGCCTGCGGCCACGACGCCCACGCGACGTTCGGGCTGGGACTCGTCGACGAGATCCTCGAATCGGACTTCGAGGGGACCCTGAAGGTGTTCTTCCAGCCCGGCGAAGAGCAGATCGTCGGCGGCCAGCCGATGGCCGAGTCGGAGCTGATGGACGACGTGGAGTACTTCCTGGCGGCCCACGTCGGCCTCGACCACCCGACCGGCGAGGTCATCTGCGGCATCGACGGCTTCCTCGCCGTCTCGCATTTCCACGCCGAGTTCGAGGGCGAACCGTCCCACGCCGGCGGCCACCCCGAGCAGGGGCGCAACACGGTGCAGGCCGCGGCCGCGGCCATCCAGAACCTCTACGGGATCCCCCGCCACGCCGACGGCCCGACCCGAGTGAACGCGGGCGTCGTCGGCGGCGGCACCGCGACGAACATCATCCCCGAGGAGTGCTTCGTCGAGGGCGAGGTGCGCGGCGGCACGACCGAGCTGATGGAGTACATGGACGAGAAGGCCCACCGCGTCATCGAGTCGGCCGCCGACATGCACGAGGTCGACGTTGACATCGAGACGCTCGGACGCGCTCCCTCGGCGACGAGCGATCAAGAACTCGCGGGCCCGATCGCCGAGATCGCCGGCGAGGTCGACGGCGTGACGAACGTGATCGAGCGCGACGAGCTCGGCGGCAGCGAGGACGCGACGTACATGATGCAGGCCGTCCAGGATAACGGCGGCTACGCGACGTACGTCGGCGTCGGCACCGATCACCCCGGCGGCCACCACACGAGCACCTTCGACGTGGAGGAGGAGTCGCTGGACATCGGCGTCGACTTCCTCACCGCGGCGGTGCTGGAGATCGCAGAACGGAACCCCTGA
- a CDS encoding flippase activity-associated protein Agl23: MSDGDGTGATRSKGIDRTVLAVAAVVALALVARFAFLGVRPFHWSEGRVGYWTLRYLETGVYSYRPAAGGPVVYLSTRWAIALLGSSDAAARSAVALAGGLLPAAALLFRGPLRDDETVALSALLAGSPLLVYYSRFLRGDVLAAAFGLVVVGGLVRHRTTGARWPIYVAAAALALTLGSSGFAAAYLPLWLVAGALVLDETRVEGVPAAAHARLAAGLAWLRAESTTLARALFVFLGAALLVFAPRGGGVEPGLWSPATLPAAVAFAFVEAPERFVALRFAARLTPPADGNSFLPAVAGYVRTVVATAWPALLFGLVGFLRDRYTPDTRGVVAFGAYAAGLGLLAFPVASMGVEPWTAVHVVPLLALPGAVGLAWIARGLRSHARASDPAWLVAALLVASAGVVGYGATAAGVYADPEPGSEFSQFAQPSGDVDATLAAAEAAIRDSSGGGADAAYVGDRLYTEQEYALPPVAAADRDAWGARLPLQWYFERVDAETTSVRTAAEFGADAPPVVITTPARRVAVNTNLGDGYRQYDLRLGLWDRQVVVFVET, translated from the coding sequence ATGTCCGACGGCGACGGCACCGGGGCGACGCGGTCGAAGGGGATCGACCGGACCGTCCTCGCGGTTGCGGCCGTCGTCGCGCTCGCGCTCGTCGCCCGCTTTGCGTTCCTCGGCGTTCGCCCGTTTCACTGGAGCGAGGGGCGCGTCGGCTACTGGACCCTTCGGTACCTCGAGACGGGAGTGTACTCGTACCGCCCGGCCGCCGGCGGTCCGGTCGTGTACCTCTCGACTCGCTGGGCCATCGCCCTCCTCGGCTCCTCGGACGCGGCCGCCCGCTCGGCGGTCGCGCTTGCGGGAGGGCTGCTCCCCGCGGCAGCGCTGCTGTTTCGCGGCCCGCTGCGCGACGACGAGACGGTCGCGCTGTCGGCGCTCCTGGCGGGGTCGCCACTGCTCGTCTACTACTCGCGGTTCCTCCGCGGCGACGTACTCGCGGCGGCGTTTGGCCTCGTCGTCGTCGGGGGGCTCGTTCGCCACCGAACCACCGGCGCACGGTGGCCGATCTACGTGGCGGCGGCGGCGCTCGCGCTCACCCTCGGGTCCTCGGGATTCGCCGCCGCGTACCTCCCGCTGTGGCTCGTCGCCGGCGCGCTCGTGTTAGACGAGACGCGCGTCGAGGGCGTGCCGGCAGCGGCACACGCGCGCCTCGCGGCCGGCCTCGCGTGGCTTCGCGCCGAGTCGACGACGCTGGCTCGCGCGCTGTTCGTGTTCCTCGGGGCGGCGCTGCTGGTGTTCGCCCCGCGCGGCGGCGGCGTCGAACCGGGGCTGTGGTCCCCCGCGACGCTGCCCGCGGCGGTGGCGTTCGCGTTCGTCGAGGCGCCGGAGCGGTTCGTCGCGCTTCGGTTCGCGGCGCGGCTGACGCCTCCGGCCGACGGCAACTCTTTCCTCCCGGCGGTCGCCGGCTACGTCCGAACGGTCGTCGCGACCGCGTGGCCGGCGCTGCTGTTCGGGCTCGTCGGGTTCCTCCGCGATCGCTACACCCCCGACACTCGCGGCGTCGTCGCCTTCGGTGCCTACGCCGCCGGACTCGGACTGCTCGCGTTCCCCGTCGCCTCAATGGGCGTCGAACCGTGGACCGCGGTCCACGTGGTGCCGCTGCTCGCGCTTCCCGGCGCCGTCGGTCTCGCGTGGATCGCGCGCGGCCTCCGATCCCACGCTCGCGCGAGTGACCCCGCGTGGCTCGTCGCGGCGCTGCTCGTCGCCTCGGCGGGGGTCGTCGGCTACGGCGCGACGGCCGCTGGCGTGTACGCCGATCCCGAACCCGGCTCCGAGTTCTCGCAGTTTGCCCAGCCGTCGGGCGACGTCGATGCGACGCTCGCGGCCGCAGAAGCCGCGATCCGCGACAGCAGCGGCGGCGGCGCGGACGCGGCGTACGTCGGCGACCGCCTGTACACCGAACAGGAGTACGCGCTCCCGCCGGTCGCCGCCGCGGACCGCGACGCGTGGGGTGCGCGGCTCCCGCTCCAGTGGTACTTCGAACGGGTGGACGCGGAGACGACGAGCGTCCGCACGGCCGCCGAGTTCGGCGCCGACGCGCCGCCGGTCGTGATCACCACGCCAGCCCGCCGCGTCGCGGTGAACACGAATCTCGGGGACGGCTACCGGCAGTACGACCTCCGGTTGGGGCTGTGGGACCGGCAGGTCGTCGTGTTCGTCGAGACGTGA
- a CDS encoding ABC transporter permease: MTDSDGNAPDDGVQADGAPSDPGAAAGSTGGSRSPRERLFDALDRLVAASATERLLISGSALLLSVAIGFLLILAAGRMSSCESAAYSLFGVGFCYDPFLVYDSLFLGAFGDFLANPLNGQFATTVSETTVLVFTGIAVAVAFKAGVFNIGGQGQLVFGALASALVVYAFSGAVSGLVGTLVLVPLGLAVGAFAGGIWGAIPGALKAYADANEVITTIMLNFVATSFALYLASGPFKDPESFANQTRKLPEFALFPQPLFPGRTDASLLALALAIAIAVGVAYLLRGTPFGYDVRTSGIQPEAAEYGGVDAARTVVASMALSGALAGIGGAVYVLTIAGNFQTGVPDYGFDGITVSILAGNNPVGAIAAALLFGVLKSGSIVVDVGTDVPPQLVGVLRGLIVLFVAMPEFFRMIGQRVDVRDRFGGSRDAVATDGGEEA; this comes from the coding sequence ATGACTGACTCCGACGGGAACGCGCCCGACGACGGCGTCCAAGCGGACGGCGCACCGAGTGACCCCGGCGCTGCGGCCGGTTCGACCGGCGGATCCCGCTCCCCTCGCGAACGGTTGTTCGACGCGCTCGACCGCCTCGTCGCCGCGAGCGCGACCGAGCGACTGCTCATCTCGGGGTCGGCGCTGCTGCTCTCGGTGGCGATCGGGTTCCTCCTCATCCTCGCTGCCGGGCGGATGTCCTCCTGTGAGTCGGCGGCGTACTCCCTGTTCGGTGTCGGGTTCTGTTACGACCCGTTCCTCGTGTACGACAGCCTCTTTCTCGGCGCATTCGGCGACTTCCTCGCGAACCCGCTCAACGGCCAGTTCGCCACGACGGTATCGGAGACGACCGTTCTCGTGTTCACCGGAATCGCCGTCGCGGTGGCGTTCAAGGCCGGCGTGTTCAATATCGGGGGACAGGGGCAGCTCGTGTTCGGTGCGCTCGCCAGCGCGCTCGTCGTGTACGCCTTCTCCGGCGCCGTCTCGGGGCTGGTCGGAACGCTCGTTCTCGTCCCGCTCGGACTGGCCGTCGGCGCGTTCGCTGGAGGGATCTGGGGCGCCATCCCGGGCGCGCTGAAGGCCTACGCCGACGCCAACGAGGTGATCACGACGATCATGCTCAACTTCGTCGCCACCTCCTTCGCGCTGTATCTCGCCTCGGGCCCGTTCAAGGACCCCGAGAGCTTCGCCAACCAGACCCGGAAGCTCCCCGAGTTCGCGCTGTTCCCGCAGCCGCTGTTCCCCGGGCGGACGGACGCCTCGCTGCTGGCGCTCGCGCTCGCGATTGCGATCGCCGTCGGGGTCGCGTACCTCCTGCGTGGGACGCCCTTCGGCTACGACGTTCGCACGAGCGGTATCCAGCCGGAGGCCGCCGAATACGGCGGCGTCGACGCCGCTCGGACCGTCGTCGCCTCGATGGCGCTATCGGGCGCGCTCGCCGGGATCGGCGGGGCGGTGTACGTCCTCACTATCGCGGGGAACTTCCAGACCGGCGTGCCCGACTACGGCTTCGACGGCATCACCGTCTCCATCCTCGCGGGCAACAACCCCGTGGGCGCGATCGCGGCCGCGCTGCTGTTCGGTGTCCTGAAATCCGGCTCCATCGTGGTCGACGTCGGGACCGACGTGCCGCCGCAGCTCGTGGGCGTCCTCCGCGGGCTCATCGTCTTGTTCGTGGCGATGCCGGAGTTTTTCCGGATGATCGGCCAGCGGGTTGACGTGCGTGATCGGTTCGGGGGGAGTCGCGACGCCGTCGCGACCGACGGGGGTGAGGAGGCGTGA
- a CDS encoding ABC transporter permease: MSATAAVSNLGTRTRLALAGVAAVLLATVALALTGSGDVPLAVLALLFQKSTLAAALRLSVPIAFAALGGIFAEKSGVINIGLEGLLIVSAFGGVYVTSVTGSVWIGLVGGVLASTLLALVFAVVCIEFRADQIIAGLAIWLIALGLAPFASTVVFGSTNASAGATFPDIGQLLASTGIPVVSTVIVAGLDALAGIPFVGALFEASPMVYLMFIAVGASWWTLNRTSFGRWVRASGENPRALDTAGVDVSRVRYAAVLLSGVLAGVGGAALSLSLGQFVGNGPTMVNGKGFIAIVTYLLGNYNPIGALLSTLLFAGLDALQLTLQGQDVLSIPRPLVRTIPYVSVIVVLALFGRTRLPEAAGEHYESGEE; this comes from the coding sequence GTGAGCGCGACGGCGGCGGTCTCGAACCTCGGGACCCGCACGCGGCTCGCGCTGGCCGGAGTGGCGGCTGTCCTCCTCGCGACGGTGGCGCTCGCGCTCACGGGGTCGGGCGACGTGCCCCTCGCGGTCCTCGCGCTGCTGTTCCAGAAGTCGACGCTCGCGGCCGCACTGCGGCTGTCCGTGCCGATCGCCTTCGCGGCGCTGGGCGGCATCTTCGCCGAGAAGTCCGGCGTCATCAACATCGGACTGGAGGGGCTGCTCATCGTCTCGGCGTTCGGCGGCGTGTACGTCACCTCGGTCACGGGATCGGTGTGGATCGGGCTGGTCGGCGGGGTGCTCGCCTCGACGCTGTTGGCGTTGGTGTTCGCGGTCGTCTGCATCGAGTTCCGCGCCGACCAGATCATCGCGGGGCTGGCGATCTGGCTCATCGCGCTGGGACTCGCGCCGTTCGCGTCGACGGTCGTGTTCGGGTCGACGAATGCGAGCGCCGGCGCGACGTTCCCCGACATCGGACAGTTGCTCGCGAGCACGGGGATCCCGGTCGTCTCGACGGTGATCGTCGCGGGGCTCGACGCCCTCGCGGGGATCCCCTTCGTCGGCGCGCTGTTCGAGGCATCGCCGATGGTGTACCTGATGTTCATCGCGGTCGGCGCCTCGTGGTGGACGCTCAACCGCACCTCCTTCGGCCGCTGGGTGCGCGCCTCCGGCGAGAACCCGAGAGCGCTCGATACCGCCGGGGTCGACGTCTCCCGCGTGCGCTACGCGGCGGTGCTCCTCTCGGGCGTACTCGCGGGCGTCGGCGGTGCGGCGTTGTCGCTGTCGCTCGGGCAGTTCGTCGGCAACGGCCCGACGATGGTCAACGGGAAGGGGTTCATCGCCATCGTGACGTATCTGCTGGGGAACTACAACCCGATCGGCGCGCTGCTGTCGACGCTGCTGTTCGCGGGCCTCGACGCGCTGCAGCTCACACTGCAGGGGCAGGACGTACTCTCGATCCCGAGGCCGCTCGTGCGGACCATCCCGTACGTGTCGGTCATCGTCGTGCTCGCGCTGTTCGGTCGGACCCGCCTTCCGGAAGCGGCCGGGGAACACTACGAATCCGGCGAAGAGTAG
- a CDS encoding geranylgeranyl reductase family protein: protein MITHEPDIVVVGAGTSGCYAAATAADAGLDTVVVERKTEKEAGHIACGDALKGADKFPESIPKSEIDSAFTNTGVDHGRFEIPSHDTVLEIPIPGELAVIDRWEYGRNIIDGAERRGVEFHYDTVVQDVSQADDGRVTGVRAKRKGEVVEYDADVTIDAAGSLSILQDKADLADATFDTNVSFSQFCSAYREIVEVPEPVDYDDALVFKPTKRAAGYLWYFPRTDTEINAGLGFQMTEEPMKLVDDLKRDLRDRPEFEGAEVTDKLGAALPTRRPYDSAVADGFVAVGDAAGHVNPTTGGGIAGAAYAGKYAAEQAVEAIDAGDVSEEALWHYNERVMNHFGARYAALDVYNILSTAVDVDELMGLLASLPGESLAEALYEGSASVKPRLVAEVIKDSYGHWGQIWNFYKTKRAADDLMDHYGRYPSRPGGFEGWRAERDRLMEQVYDVTGADPKY, encoded by the coding sequence ATGATCACCCACGAGCCCGATATCGTCGTCGTCGGTGCGGGCACGTCCGGCTGCTACGCCGCGGCGACGGCCGCGGACGCGGGTCTTGACACCGTCGTCGTCGAGCGGAAGACCGAGAAGGAAGCGGGACACATCGCCTGCGGCGACGCCCTCAAGGGCGCGGACAAGTTCCCCGAGTCGATCCCGAAATCGGAGATCGACTCGGCGTTCACGAACACCGGCGTGGACCACGGTCGTTTCGAGATCCCCAGCCACGATACGGTGTTGGAGATCCCGATCCCCGGCGAACTCGCGGTCATCGACCGGTGGGAGTACGGCCGGAACATCATCGACGGCGCCGAGCGGCGCGGCGTCGAGTTCCACTACGACACCGTCGTTCAGGACGTGAGCCAGGCCGACGACGGTCGCGTCACCGGTGTGCGCGCCAAGCGGAAGGGAGAGGTCGTCGAGTACGACGCGGACGTGACCATCGACGCCGCGGGGTCGCTGTCCATCCTCCAAGACAAGGCGGATCTCGCGGACGCGACGTTCGACACGAACGTCTCCTTCTCGCAGTTCTGTTCGGCGTACCGCGAGATCGTCGAGGTGCCCGAACCGGTCGACTACGACGACGCGCTCGTGTTCAAGCCGACGAAGCGCGCGGCGGGGTACCTCTGGTACTTCCCGCGGACGGACACCGAGATCAACGCGGGGCTGGGCTTCCAGATGACCGAGGAGCCGATGAAGCTCGTCGACGACCTGAAGCGCGACCTGCGGGACCGGCCCGAGTTCGAGGGCGCGGAGGTTACCGACAAGTTGGGGGCCGCGCTCCCCACTCGGCGGCCGTACGACTCGGCGGTCGCGGACGGCTTCGTCGCCGTCGGCGACGCCGCCGGCCACGTCAACCCCACCACCGGCGGCGGCATCGCGGGCGCCGCCTACGCCGGGAAGTACGCCGCCGAACAGGCTGTCGAGGCCATCGACGCCGGCGACGTGAGCGAGGAGGCGCTGTGGCACTACAACGAGCGCGTCATGAACCACTTCGGTGCTCGCTACGCCGCCCTCGACGTGTACAATATCCTCTCGACGGCCGTCGACGTCGACGAGCTGATGGGCCTGCTGGCGTCGCTGCCGGGCGAGAGTCTCGCGGAGGCGCTGTACGAGGGGAGCGCGTCGGTGAAGCCACGGCTGGTCGCGGAGGTCATCAAGGACAGCTACGGTCACTGGGGACAGATCTGGAACTTCTACAAGACGAAGCGCGCCGCCGACGACCTGATGGACCACTACGGCCGGTACCCGTCGCGCCCCGGCGGCTTCGAGGGGTGGCGCGCCGAGCGCGACCGCCTGATGGAGCAGGTGTACGACGTGACCGGCGCGGATCCGAAGTACTAG